A portion of the Acidihalobacter yilgarnensis genome contains these proteins:
- a CDS encoding SpoVR family protein: protein MRKKCLSEGSEWTFELIQRYEHEIARVAAHYGLDTYPNQIEIISAEQMMDAYSSSGMPVGYNYWSYGKQFIAVEQRYKRGQMGLAYEIVINSDPCIAYLMEENTMMMQALVVAHASYGHNSFFKGNYLFRTWTNADGIIDYLLFAKNYISQCEERYGEEAVELLLDSCHALMNYGVDRYKRPTRLSAQRERARQQEREAYQQSQVNDLWRTLPVRAMDESFVTDEARFPGEPQENLLYFIEKHAPLLEPWQREVVRIVRKIAQYFFPQRQTQVMNEGWATFWHHTIINHLYDEGLLSDGFMLEFMQSHTNVVFQPGYDDPRYSGINPYALGFAMMTDIRRICERPNEEDRQWFPELAGSDWLQSLDFAMRNFKDESFIVQYLSPKVIRDLKLFAILDDDSREALEVSAIHDDMGYHHVRNALAELYNLGSREPDIQVYRVDRRGDRSLTLRHTQHNRRELGESTDEVLRHVARLWGFDVRLESVFDDGSVELTHSCQVPH from the coding sequence ATGAGAAAAAAATGCTTGTCCGAAGGGTCTGAATGGACGTTTGAGCTAATTCAGCGCTACGAGCATGAAATTGCAAGAGTGGCGGCGCATTATGGGCTGGACACCTACCCCAACCAGATAGAGATTATCAGCGCGGAGCAGATGATGGATGCCTATTCGTCATCCGGGATGCCCGTCGGTTACAATTATTGGTCTTATGGGAAACAGTTTATCGCGGTGGAACAGCGCTATAAGCGCGGCCAAATGGGGCTGGCTTACGAAATCGTCATCAACTCGGATCCCTGTATTGCCTATCTCATGGAAGAAAATACCATGATGATGCAGGCCTTGGTCGTTGCCCATGCTTCCTATGGGCATAATTCTTTTTTCAAGGGTAATTACCTTTTCCGCACATGGACCAATGCAGACGGGATCATCGACTATTTGCTGTTCGCGAAGAATTATATTAGTCAGTGTGAGGAGCGTTATGGTGAGGAAGCGGTCGAGTTGTTGCTCGATTCCTGCCACGCGCTGATGAATTATGGTGTGGATCGCTACAAACGACCAACACGACTGTCCGCACAGCGGGAGAGGGCGCGTCAACAGGAACGCGAGGCTTATCAGCAATCTCAGGTCAACGACCTTTGGCGGACATTGCCAGTCAGGGCCATGGATGAATCGTTTGTCACGGACGAGGCGCGCTTTCCGGGTGAGCCACAGGAAAATCTACTTTATTTCATCGAGAAGCACGCACCATTGCTCGAGCCTTGGCAGCGCGAGGTCGTGCGTATCGTACGCAAAATTGCGCAGTATTTTTTTCCGCAGCGCCAGACCCAGGTTATGAACGAGGGCTGGGCGACCTTCTGGCACCATACGATCATTAATCATCTGTACGATGAAGGCCTGCTGAGTGACGGCTTCATGCTGGAATTCATGCAGTCGCATACCAACGTGGTATTCCAGCCGGGATACGACGATCCGCGCTACAGCGGTATCAACCCATACGCGCTGGGCTTCGCAATGATGACTGACATCAGGCGAATCTGCGAGCGACCGAACGAGGAGGATCGCCAATGGTTCCCGGAGCTTGCCGGGTCAGATTGGCTGCAGTCACTCGATTTCGCGATGCGCAATTTCAAAGATGAGAGTTTTATCGTGCAATACCTATCGCCCAAGGTGATTCGCGACCTCAAGCTATTTGCGATACTCGACGATGATAGTCGCGAGGCGTTGGAGGTGTCGGCAATACACGACGATATGGGTTACCACCATGTGCGTAACGCGCTGGCCGAGCTGTATAATCTTGGCAGCCGCGAACCCGATATTCAGGTCTACCGAGTCGACCGTCGGGGTGACCGTTCGCTCACGTTACGCCATACCCAGCACAATCGGCGTGAACTAGGTGAGTCGACGGATGAAGTGCTCCGCCACGTCGCTCGCCTATGGGGTTTTGATGTGCGACTGGAAAGCGTCTTCGATGACGGCTCCGTCGAGTTGACCCATTCTTGCCAGGTACCCCACTGA
- a CDS encoding LysE family translocator, with translation MSLPLSHLAGFGLVSLAMVLTPGPNMIYLVSRTLCQGRRAGLLSLAGVATGFMCYMLCAALGITALLMVVPYAYDALRAAGAAYLLLLAWQAVRPGGRSPFQVRALPIERDGRLYLSGLLTSLLNPKAAVLSLSLLPQFMTPHGDAFIQSLELGSAQIAISLTVNTLIVVAAGAVAVFLSARPGWLIAQRWLMGVVLCGLALRLAFDRPQ, from the coding sequence ATGTCGCTGCCGCTATCCCATCTCGCCGGTTTCGGCCTCGTTAGCCTCGCTATGGTCCTGACCCCAGGACCGAACATGATCTATCTGGTGTCGCGCACGCTCTGTCAGGGACGGCGTGCGGGTCTGCTGTCGCTCGCCGGCGTGGCCACCGGCTTCATGTGTTACATGCTGTGCGCCGCGCTGGGCATCACCGCGTTGCTGATGGTCGTGCCCTATGCCTACGATGCGCTACGCGCGGCCGGCGCCGCCTATCTGTTGTTGCTTGCCTGGCAGGCGGTACGCCCCGGTGGACGTTCGCCGTTTCAGGTACGCGCCCTGCCTATTGAACGTGACGGCCGGCTGTATCTTTCCGGCCTGCTCACCAGCCTGCTCAATCCCAAGGCCGCGGTGCTCTCCCTCTCACTGTTGCCGCAATTCATGACGCCACATGGCGATGCGTTCATACAGTCGCTCGAACTCGGCTCAGCGCAGATCGCCATTAGCCTGACGGTGAATACTCTGATCGTCGTCGCTGCGGGCGCGGTCGCCGTTTTCCTGAGCGCCCGTCCAGGTTGGCTGATCGCGCAACGCTGGCTGATGGGGGTGGTGCTGTGTGGGCTGGCGCTTCGGCTGGCCTTCGACCGCCCTCAATAA
- a CDS encoding DnaJ C-terminal domain-containing protein — MEFKDYYRTLGVSKDATQDEIKRAYRKQARKYHPDVSKEEDAEARFKEVNEANEVLKDPEKRAAYDQLGADWKSGQDFRPPPDWNQGFEYHDVDPEAAAQFSDFFESLFGGNYAGGHGRRAHGAHYHARGEDSHARIFIELEDAYHGATRALALKHTELGEDGRPHVVERTLNVRIPGGVREGQMIRLAGQGGPGLGEGGAGDLYLEVVFRPHALYRTEGRDVYLTLPVAPWEAALGASVQAPTPAGRVDLKIPAHSAGGRRLRLKGRGIPGEPAGDLYVVLAIALPPADTDAAREAYRACERAMPFDPRAQLEGGRS, encoded by the coding sequence ATGGAATTCAAAGACTACTATCGGACCCTCGGCGTATCGAAGGATGCGACACAGGACGAGATCAAGCGGGCCTACCGCAAGCAGGCGCGCAAGTATCATCCGGACGTGAGCAAGGAGGAGGACGCCGAGGCGCGCTTCAAGGAAGTGAACGAGGCCAACGAGGTGCTCAAGGACCCGGAGAAGCGCGCCGCCTACGATCAGCTCGGCGCCGACTGGAAGTCAGGGCAGGACTTCCGGCCGCCACCGGACTGGAATCAAGGCTTCGAGTATCACGATGTCGACCCTGAGGCTGCGGCGCAGTTCAGCGACTTTTTCGAGAGCCTGTTTGGCGGCAATTACGCCGGTGGCCATGGCCGTCGTGCCCATGGGGCGCACTATCATGCGCGCGGCGAGGATAGTCATGCGCGGATATTCATCGAACTGGAAGATGCCTATCACGGCGCGACCCGTGCTCTTGCGCTCAAGCATACCGAGCTGGGGGAGGACGGGCGTCCGCACGTGGTCGAGCGGACATTGAACGTTCGTATCCCCGGGGGCGTGCGCGAAGGGCAGATGATTCGCCTCGCTGGCCAGGGTGGGCCAGGGCTCGGAGAAGGGGGGGCGGGAGACCTCTATCTGGAGGTGGTCTTCCGGCCGCATGCGCTTTATCGCACCGAGGGACGCGATGTCTACCTTACGCTGCCGGTCGCGCCCTGGGAGGCAGCGCTGGGCGCGAGCGTGCAGGCGCCGACACCCGCCGGCCGCGTCGATCTGAAGATTCCCGCCCACTCGGCCGGCGGGCGGCGCCTGAGACTCAAGGGCCGCGGCATTCCCGGCGAGCCGGCGGGCGATCTGTACGTGGTGCTGGCGATTGCGTTGCCGCCGGCTGATACCGATGCCGCGCGCGAGGCCTACCGGGCCTGTGAGCGGGCCATGCCCTTCGATCCGAGGGCTCAGCTTGAAGGAGGGCGCTCATGA
- a CDS encoding chaperone modulator CbpM — protein MTREPLTPLSGELIGDELELTLTELCITCGASSEHIVELAEEGIVSPLGGDVPAWRFRVIEVRRVYRALRLQRDLGVNVAGAALALELLDEIEALRARLGTPGS, from the coding sequence ATGACACGCGAACCGTTGACGCCGTTGAGCGGCGAGTTGATCGGCGATGAGCTGGAATTGACGCTGACCGAGTTGTGCATCACCTGCGGTGCGTCGAGCGAGCACATCGTCGAGCTGGCTGAGGAAGGTATTGTCAGCCCGCTGGGCGGCGATGTGCCGGCTTGGCGCTTTCGCGTTATCGAGGTTCGTCGTGTGTACCGCGCGCTGCGCCTGCAGCGCGATCTCGGCGTCAACGTAGCCGGTGCCGCGCTCGCGCTGGAGTTGCTAGATGAGATCGAGGCCCTGCGGGCGCGCCTGGGTACGCCGGGGAGCTGA
- the trxC gene encoding thioredoxin TrxC — protein sequence MSDSLHIVCPHCDAINRISAPRLSDGPKCGGCHRPLFTGEPLSLSGERFNKHVARSDIQLLVDFWAPWCGPCRMMAPYFAEAAAQLEPHMRLVKVDTEAEPALGAQFSIRSIPTLALFKCGREAARQAGAMGVADIVRWARANGA from the coding sequence GTGAGCGATTCACTGCATATCGTTTGTCCGCACTGTGATGCGATTAACCGCATCTCCGCTCCCCGGCTGAGCGATGGTCCGAAGTGCGGGGGGTGCCATCGCCCACTGTTCACGGGCGAGCCACTGTCGCTCTCAGGCGAGCGTTTCAACAAGCACGTTGCGCGCAGCGACATCCAACTGCTGGTGGACTTCTGGGCGCCCTGGTGCGGTCCCTGCCGGATGATGGCGCCGTACTTCGCCGAAGCAGCGGCGCAGCTTGAACCGCACATGCGTCTGGTGAAGGTGGATACCGAGGCCGAGCCTGCACTGGGCGCGCAGTTTTCGATCCGCAGTATCCCGACGCTGGCCTTGTTCAAGTGCGGACGCGAGGCGGCGCGCCAAGCCGGTGCAATGGGGGTGGCCGACATCGTGCGCTGGGCGCGTGCCAATGGGGCCTAA
- a CDS encoding Lrp/AsnC family transcriptional regulator gives MRRARLDRYDLAILSALQRDGRMSKLRLAEAIHLSPTPCWERLRRLEREGFILGYHAEVAISELLDVAHFLVEVTLSRHRAEDFVRFEGAVGQRPEVLTCYAVAGGFDYLLLVVADDIAAYQSMIDAWLEDGMGVERYFTYVVTRTVKQVGQFPLERFWTSRRRGEPETD, from the coding sequence ATGCGACGTGCGCGCCTGGACCGTTACGACCTGGCCATCCTGTCCGCGCTGCAGCGCGACGGGCGCATGTCCAAGCTGCGTCTCGCAGAAGCGATCCACCTTTCGCCCACCCCCTGCTGGGAGCGCTTGCGCCGTCTCGAGCGCGAGGGCTTCATCCTCGGCTATCACGCAGAGGTGGCCATCAGCGAGCTGCTCGACGTGGCGCACTTCCTGGTCGAGGTGACGCTCAGCCGGCACCGCGCGGAGGATTTCGTGCGCTTCGAGGGCGCGGTCGGGCAGCGTCCGGAGGTACTGACCTGCTACGCGGTCGCCGGTGGCTTCGATTATTTGCTGCTAGTCGTGGCCGACGACATCGCCGCCTACCAGAGCATGATCGACGCTTGGCTGGAAGACGGCATGGGCGTCGAGCGCTATTTCACCTACGTCGTCACCCGCACCGTCAAACAGGTGGGGCAATTTCCGCTGGAGCGCTTCTGGACCAGCCGCCGGCGCGGCGAGCCGGAAACCGATTAG
- a CDS encoding succinylglutamate desuccinylase/aspartoacylase domain-containing protein has translation MNGNSRVHCDIDLDAPGLRAGNLHLPLSTDTSAWGRLLTPIVACVGAPGPTLVLSGASHGDEYEGPLGIMRLLQGLADAPLRGRILALPALCYPALKAGKRLSPLDGTNMNRSFPGHADGGPTAAIAHWMHSQLLPLADAVIDIHSGGSTLRFAPSAVIHHLSDPTQRAATRALAEAFAAPFTQVLTELDSVGELDSAAEAMGLPFLSTELGGGGGVTPATVTLAHEGLLRCLVALGMIDDAPQTPTPTRFLEVPEDGYVMALRDGLLEPLVEVCDTVEAGQTIAQLYDIDTPLQAPLPLHAPRDGILVCRAARGGVARGDTLAVIGHDDKRRP, from the coding sequence ATGAACGGCAACAGCCGCGTACATTGCGATATCGACCTGGATGCTCCCGGCCTGCGTGCCGGCAATCTGCACCTACCCTTGTCTACCGACACCTCCGCCTGGGGACGCTTGCTCACACCGATCGTCGCGTGCGTCGGCGCGCCGGGGCCGACGCTGGTGCTCAGCGGCGCGAGCCATGGCGACGAATACGAAGGCCCGCTCGGCATCATGCGTCTGTTGCAGGGTCTGGCCGACGCACCGCTGCGCGGGCGTATTCTCGCCCTACCGGCGCTGTGCTACCCCGCGCTCAAGGCGGGCAAGCGACTGTCGCCGCTGGATGGCACCAATATGAATCGCAGCTTCCCCGGCCATGCAGACGGCGGCCCTACTGCAGCCATCGCGCACTGGATGCATTCGCAACTGCTACCGCTCGCCGACGCGGTGATCGACATCCACTCCGGGGGCAGTACCCTGCGCTTCGCCCCCAGCGCGGTCATCCATCACCTCTCGGATCCAACCCAGCGGGCGGCGACGCGTGCGCTTGCCGAGGCCTTCGCCGCTCCCTTCACCCAGGTACTGACTGAGCTGGATAGCGTTGGCGAGCTAGACAGCGCGGCCGAGGCTATGGGCCTGCCCTTCCTGTCGACCGAACTCGGCGGCGGCGGTGGTGTCACGCCCGCCACCGTGACCCTGGCTCACGAAGGCCTGCTGCGCTGTCTCGTCGCGCTCGGCATGATCGACGACGCCCCGCAGACACCAACGCCGACGCGCTTTCTGGAGGTGCCAGAGGACGGCTACGTGATGGCGCTGCGCGACGGACTCCTCGAACCGCTCGTCGAGGTCTGCGATACGGTCGAAGCGGGGCAGACCATCGCGCAGCTGTACGACATCGACACCCCGTTACAGGCGCCGCTGCCGCTGCACGCGCCGCGGGATGGTATCCTCGTGTGCCGGGCGGCGCGCGGCGGCGTGGCGCGCGGCGACACGCTGGCCGTGATCGGCCACGACGACAAGCGAAGACCATGA
- a CDS encoding NAD-dependent succinate-semialdehyde dehydrogenase, with protein sequence MTAQAISRDLATGLAEPDLWRERDWVAGEWIAEGGRIPVSDPATGETLGHVPAVGPAVMRRAIDAASEALPAWAALTPDARAERLLAWYEGMRRHREDLARIMTLEEGKPLAEARGEIDYAASFVRWFAEEGRRAYGETIPSHLPGSHLSTVRRPIGVTAAITPWNFPSAMVTRKAAAALAAGCPMIVRPASETPFSALALARLAELAGIPGGVFQVVTGDGRTLAAELMRDVRVRGLSFTGSTEVGKALIRQSADTVKRLTLELGGNAPFIVFDDVDLDAAVAGAMAAKFQTSGEDCLAANRILVQRPLYARFLERFAAAASRLRVGHGLDRDTEIGPLIDERAVAKAAAHVADARRLGARILAGGEALGGNFYAPTVVADVTPEMALFREETFSPVAAVMPFDDEAEAIRLANDTEYGLVAYCYTDGLARAARVGEALDYGMVAINCAKLTGPPIPFGGVKQSGQGREGSRHGLDEYSEIKYTCLALPA encoded by the coding sequence ATGACCGCACAAGCCATCAGTCGCGACCTTGCCACAGGCCTTGCTGAACCCGATCTCTGGCGTGAACGGGATTGGGTCGCGGGAGAATGGATCGCCGAGGGCGGACGTATTCCGGTTAGCGACCCTGCCACCGGCGAAACCTTGGGTCATGTGCCTGCAGTCGGTCCGGCAGTGATGCGTCGCGCCATCGATGCCGCGTCCGAGGCGCTGCCGGCCTGGGCGGCGTTGACGCCGGACGCGCGGGCCGAGCGTCTGCTGGCCTGGTACGAGGGCATGCGCCGTCATCGCGAGGATCTTGCGCGCATCATGACGTTGGAGGAAGGCAAACCCCTGGCCGAGGCACGCGGCGAGATCGACTACGCCGCCAGCTTCGTGCGCTGGTTCGCCGAGGAGGGTCGGCGCGCCTACGGCGAAACCATTCCCAGCCACCTGCCGGGGAGCCACCTGAGCACGGTACGTCGGCCCATTGGCGTTACCGCCGCGATCACACCCTGGAATTTCCCTTCGGCGATGGTGACGCGCAAGGCTGCCGCCGCGCTTGCCGCCGGCTGCCCGATGATCGTGCGACCGGCGAGCGAGACCCCGTTTTCGGCCCTGGCGCTCGCGCGTCTCGCCGAGCTGGCTGGCATTCCCGGCGGGGTCTTCCAGGTCGTCACCGGCGACGGCCGCACGCTTGCGGCCGAGCTGATGCGCGACGTGCGCGTGCGGGGGCTGAGCTTCACGGGTTCCACCGAGGTCGGCAAGGCCCTGATTCGCCAGTCGGCGGACACGGTCAAGCGACTGACCCTGGAGCTTGGGGGCAATGCGCCGTTTATCGTATTCGACGATGTCGATCTTGATGCCGCGGTCGCGGGCGCGATGGCGGCCAAGTTCCAGACCTCCGGCGAAGACTGCCTAGCCGCCAATCGCATTCTCGTGCAGCGGCCACTCTACGCGCGCTTTCTCGAACGCTTCGCCGCGGCCGCATCGCGCCTGCGTGTCGGCCACGGCCTGGATCGCGATACCGAGATCGGCCCGCTGATCGACGAACGCGCGGTGGCCAAGGCGGCGGCGCACGTCGCCGATGCGCGCCGCCTCGGCGCCCGCATACTTGCTGGCGGCGAGGCGCTCGGCGGCAATTTCTACGCGCCGACCGTGGTCGCCGATGTTACGCCAGAAATGGCCTTGTTCCGCGAAGAGACCTTCTCGCCAGTCGCCGCCGTGATGCCCTTCGACGATGAGGCCGAGGCGATCCGCCTGGCCAACGACACCGAGTACGGCTTGGTCGCGTACTGCTATACGGATGGTCTTGCCCGCGCCGCACGCGTCGGCGAAGCGCTTGATTACGGCATGGTGGCAATCAATTGCGCCAAATTGACCGGCCCGCCGATCCCCTTCGGTGGCGTCAAACAGTCCGGTCAGGGACGTGAAGGCTCGCGCCATGGCCTCGACGAATACAGCGAAATTAAATACACCTGTCTCGCCCTGCCGGCGTGA
- a CDS encoding aminotransferase, with product MTLEATTPRDSAALAELEAADRAYVLHPSTQLKAHAHGLSGGPQIITGGQGATIRDAHGNEFLDGFAGLYCVNIGYGRTEVADAISRQAHALAYYHSYAGYSNEPLIELSERLIRMAPAGMSRVYYGLSGSDANETQIKLVWYYNNILGRTTKKKIISRHRAYHGSGVMTGSLTGLPVFHQAFDLPMPQIRHTLTPHYYRREDAGMSELEFSQYCADELERMILEEGPDTVAAFIGEPVLGTGGIIPPPEGYWEAIQAVLHRYDILLIADEVITGFGRLGTPFGCDRYGIEPDLMTLAKGLTSAYAPLSAVMVGDRVWRVLEEGADRLGALGHGWTYSGHPLGTAAALANLDIIEREGLIEKARTTGDYLLSSLREALKDSPIVGEVRGAGMLAAVEFARDPAARLPFAPKYKVGVHVYEACRARGVLARAMPHGDILGFAPPLVLTHAEADRIIETTREAVAAVTDDLSNQGALSGG from the coding sequence ATGACCCTGGAAGCCACTACTCCCCGTGACAGCGCCGCTCTGGCCGAGCTAGAAGCTGCCGACCGCGCCTACGTGTTGCATCCGTCCACTCAGCTCAAGGCTCACGCCCACGGCTTGTCGGGCGGCCCGCAGATCATCACCGGCGGCCAGGGCGCGACCATCCGCGACGCCCACGGCAATGAATTTCTCGACGGCTTCGCCGGTCTGTACTGCGTCAACATCGGTTACGGCCGCACCGAGGTGGCCGATGCCATTTCGCGACAGGCGCATGCACTGGCCTATTATCACAGCTACGCCGGCTACTCGAACGAGCCGCTGATCGAGTTGTCCGAGCGCTTGATCCGCATGGCGCCTGCGGGTATGAGCCGGGTGTATTACGGCCTGTCCGGTTCGGATGCCAATGAGACCCAGATCAAGCTGGTCTGGTACTACAACAACATCCTTGGCCGCACCACCAAGAAGAAGATCATCTCGCGCCACCGCGCCTACCACGGTTCCGGTGTGATGACCGGTAGCCTGACCGGCCTGCCGGTGTTCCATCAGGCTTTTGATCTGCCGATGCCGCAGATTCGGCATACGCTCACGCCGCACTACTACCGGCGCGAGGACGCCGGCATGAGCGAGCTGGAGTTCTCGCAGTACTGCGCTGACGAGTTGGAGCGCATGATTCTCGAGGAGGGCCCGGACACGGTCGCGGCCTTTATCGGCGAGCCGGTGCTCGGCACCGGCGGCATCATTCCGCCGCCCGAGGGTTACTGGGAAGCGATCCAGGCGGTGTTGCACCGCTACGACATCCTGCTCATCGCCGACGAAGTGATCACCGGTTTCGGTCGCCTGGGCACCCCCTTCGGTTGCGATCGTTACGGCATCGAACCCGACCTGATGACCCTGGCGAAGGGACTGACCAGTGCCTACGCGCCGTTGTCTGCGGTGATGGTCGGCGACCGCGTGTGGCGGGTACTTGAGGAAGGCGCCGACCGTCTCGGCGCGCTGGGCCATGGCTGGACCTATTCCGGCCACCCGCTGGGCACGGCGGCTGCGCTGGCCAATCTCGACATCATCGAGCGTGAAGGCTTGATCGAAAAGGCGCGCACCACCGGCGACTACCTGCTTTCCAGTTTGCGCGAGGCACTCAAGGATTCGCCCATCGTTGGCGAGGTCCGTGGCGCCGGCATGCTGGCCGCGGTCGAATTCGCACGCGACCCAGCGGCGCGTCTGCCGTTCGCGCCCAAGTATAAGGTCGGTGTGCACGTGTACGAGGCTTGCCGTGCGCGCGGCGTGCTCGCTCGCGCCATGCCGCATGGCGACATCCTCGGTTTCGCGCCGCCACTGGTGCTGACCCATGCCGAGGCCGATCGCATCATCGAGACCACACGCGAGGCCGTGGCCGCCGTGACCGACGACCTGAGCAATCAGGGCGCGCTGAGTGGCGGCTGA
- the eutB gene encoding hydroxyectoine utilization dehydratase EutB, producing the protein MAAEAGTPTPADVYRARARIAGRVARTPLLSSPRLARACGADTVSLKLEMLQLSGAFKLRGATNALLALAPEVCARGVVTASTGNHGRALAYAARAEGVACTVCLSGLVPENKAAAVRELGAEVVRTGDDQDAAVAEALRLAAEHGFSYIPPFDHAEVIAGQGTIGLELLEDAPDLDTVIVPLSGGGLLAGVALIVKAINPAVHIVGVSPERGAAMIESLRAGYPVEVAEEGTLADSLGGGIGLDNRHTFALVRGLVDEVVQVSEGEIAAAMRGLYRHERLVTEGAAAVGAALLARGGVPGGGGRVAALITGNNVDMDAFTRLVREND; encoded by the coding sequence GTGGCGGCTGAGGCAGGCACGCCGACTCCGGCCGACGTCTACCGCGCCCGCGCCCGCATCGCCGGGCGTGTGGCGCGCACGCCGCTGCTGTCCTCGCCGCGTCTGGCGCGCGCGTGCGGTGCTGACACGGTGTCGCTCAAGCTGGAGATGCTGCAGCTCAGCGGGGCCTTCAAGTTGCGCGGGGCAACCAATGCCTTGCTGGCGTTGGCGCCCGAGGTTTGCGCGCGCGGTGTGGTCACCGCTTCCACCGGCAACCACGGTCGCGCGTTGGCCTACGCGGCGCGCGCCGAGGGCGTCGCCTGCACCGTCTGCCTGTCCGGGCTTGTGCCCGAAAACAAAGCGGCGGCCGTGCGGGAGCTGGGTGCTGAGGTCGTGCGTACCGGCGATGACCAGGACGCCGCCGTGGCCGAGGCGCTGCGCCTCGCGGCCGAGCACGGTTTCAGCTATATCCCGCCCTTCGACCACGCCGAGGTGATCGCCGGGCAGGGGACCATCGGCCTGGAGCTGCTGGAGGACGCACCGGATCTCGACACCGTGATCGTGCCGCTGTCCGGCGGAGGACTGCTCGCCGGTGTCGCCTTGATCGTCAAGGCGATCAATCCCGCTGTGCATATCGTCGGTGTCAGTCCGGAACGCGGCGCGGCGATGATCGAGAGCCTGCGTGCCGGGTATCCGGTCGAGGTCGCCGAGGAGGGCACCCTGGCCGATAGCCTCGGCGGCGGCATTGGCCTGGACAATCGCCATACCTTCGCTCTCGTGCGTGGGCTGGTGGACGAGGTCGTGCAAGTGTCGGAAGGGGAAATTGCCGCCGCCATGCGGGGGCTCTACCGCCACGAGCGCCTTGTCACCGAGGGCGCGGCGGCAGTCGGCGCGGCACTGCTCGCGCGCGGCGGAGTACCCGGTGGCGGTGGCCGCGTGGCGGCTCTGATCACCGGCAACAACGTCGATATGGACGCATTCACCCGCCTCGTGCGCGAGAACGACTGA
- a CDS encoding cyclodeaminase: MSVLILTERELRRLVPLNLAAIGAAEQAFRALGEGRAIQPPVLALEIAPRNAEVDIKTAYIDGLPQLAIKASSGFFDNPARGLPSLSGFMAVLDAETGRMAAILLDNGYLTDLRTAAAGALAARTLARPDARIAGVLGCGLQARLQIEALALVRPLERVLVWARDGVAARAYAAEMSGRLGILVESRDTAEAVVREAEIVVTTTPARAPIVQVEWLHPGLHLTAMGSDAYYKNEIAPAAVARADCFVCDVAVQSLALGELGPAVAAGAMPADTAPAELGVVLCGQVPGRGGDEAITLCDLTGTGAQDTAIAAYALARAREAGYGLSIGD; the protein is encoded by the coding sequence ATGAGTGTACTGATCCTGACCGAGCGCGAGTTGCGCCGACTCGTACCCCTGAATCTGGCCGCGATCGGCGCCGCCGAGCAGGCGTTTCGCGCCCTTGGCGAGGGTCGAGCCATCCAGCCGCCGGTGCTGGCGCTGGAGATCGCGCCGCGCAATGCTGAAGTCGATATCAAGACCGCCTACATCGACGGCCTGCCGCAGCTTGCGATCAAGGCTTCCTCAGGCTTTTTCGATAACCCGGCACGCGGCCTGCCCAGCCTGTCCGGCTTCATGGCGGTGCTCGACGCCGAGACCGGGCGCATGGCCGCGATCTTGCTGGACAACGGCTATCTCACGGATCTGCGTACCGCCGCCGCCGGCGCACTGGCGGCGCGTACCTTGGCGCGTCCCGACGCCCGCATTGCCGGCGTGCTTGGCTGTGGCCTGCAGGCGCGGCTACAGATCGAGGCGCTTGCCCTGGTGCGCCCGCTCGAACGCGTGCTGGTGTGGGCGCGCGATGGTGTGGCCGCGCGAGCTTATGCGGCCGAGATGAGCGGCCGTCTTGGCATCTTGGTCGAGTCCCGCGATACGGCCGAGGCCGTGGTGCGCGAGGCGGAGATCGTCGTCACCACCACGCCCGCGCGCGCGCCGATCGTGCAGGTCGAATGGCTACATCCGGGCTTGCACCTGACCGCGATGGGATCGGATGCGTACTACAAGAACGAAATCGCCCCCGCTGCCGTCGCGCGGGCTGATTGCTTCGTCTGCGACGTGGCTGTCCAGAGCCTCGCCCTCGGCGAGCTGGGGCCGGCGGTGGCGGCTGGTGCCATGCCCGCTGACACCGCGCCTGCCGAGCTGGGCGTGGTGCTTTGCGGGCAGGTGCCGGGCCGCGGCGGTGACGAAGCGATCACGCTCTGCGATCTGACCGGCACTGGTGCTCAGGATACCGCGATCGCTGCATATGCACTGGCGCGTGCGCGCGAAGCGGGGTACGGTCTGAGCATTGGGGACTGA